One Deefgea tanakiae genomic region harbors:
- a CDS encoding tetratricopeptide repeat protein, translating into MLVTRFVLTALFSALSIAAYAGEAEDIQQLIRAKQYQQAVERADSFLTKSPKDAQVRFLRAIALTEAGRNDEAIKAFTKLSEDYPHLPEPYNNLAVLYANNNQFDKARAALQMAIQTNPSYAIAHENMGDLYARLASQAYDKALQLENNNPQVQTKLKSVSTLFNPNQAPIKVAAAVAPAKPAKVVPTAPAVTAAITAKATTPPVLILPKPLLPATTTTSKVATTTKPIATEAPKLATAKPVVATEAPKPSPIATSAPKVDERNTDRQQVTASVQSWANAWSKQNVAGYVGSYAKGFKAPGGRSAWEKDRQLKISGPKSIDVKVNVLNVDFIDDDTAKVKLRQNYKSDRLSSSTVKTLVLQKSGSRWLILEERIGG; encoded by the coding sequence ATGCTCGTAACCCGCTTTGTTCTCACCGCACTTTTCTCTGCGCTTTCCATAGCGGCCTATGCTGGTGAAGCTGAAGATATTCAGCAATTAATACGAGCAAAACAATACCAACAAGCGGTTGAACGAGCTGATAGTTTTCTAACTAAATCGCCAAAAGACGCACAAGTTCGGTTTTTACGCGCTATTGCCCTCACTGAGGCAGGCCGCAATGATGAAGCAATTAAAGCCTTTACTAAGCTTTCCGAAGACTATCCACATCTACCAGAACCTTACAATAATTTAGCGGTGCTATACGCCAACAACAATCAATTTGATAAAGCGCGTGCAGCCTTACAAATGGCGATTCAAACTAATCCAAGCTATGCCATCGCACACGAGAACATGGGTGATTTGTATGCACGCCTAGCCTCACAAGCCTACGACAAAGCGTTGCAACTTGAAAACAATAATCCTCAAGTTCAAACAAAATTAAAATCTGTTAGCACTTTATTTAATCCCAATCAGGCTCCGATTAAAGTGGCTGCGGCAGTAGCGCCAGCTAAGCCAGCTAAAGTAGTTCCTACGGCCCCGGCAGTAACGGCTGCAATTACCGCTAAAGCAACGACCCCCCCCGTTCTAATTTTGCCCAAGCCATTACTCCCTGCAACCACTACGACCAGCAAAGTGGCAACGACTACCAAACCGATTGCAACTGAAGCGCCGAAGCTCGCTACAGCCAAGCCTGTTGTGGCCACGGAAGCGCCAAAACCAAGTCCGATTGCAACATCAGCCCCCAAAGTGGATGAGCGCAACACTGATCGCCAGCAAGTCACCGCGAGCGTTCAAAGTTGGGCTAATGCGTGGAGCAAACAAAATGTGGCTGGCTATGTGGGTAGTTATGCCAAAGGCTTTAAAGCCCCCGGTGGCCGTAGCGCATGGGAAAAAGATCGTCAGTTAAAAATTTCAGGGCCAAAATCTATTGATGTGAAAGTCAATGTACTCAACGTTGACTTCATTGATGATGACACTGCCAAAGTGAAACTACGTCAAAATTACAAATCAGATCGCCTGTCTAGTAGTACGGTTAAAACATTGGTACTACAAAAATCTGGAAGCCGCTGGTTGATTCTTGAAGAACGGATTGGTGGTTAA
- a CDS encoding thermonuclease family protein produces the protein MRISQKQQRALISLFTARSWPARISAIIVLAIAAFTWWNQGQVSPGQLTKGSQIEGRVVGVADGDTVTVLDADKKQYKLRLAYIDAPEKAMPFGQASKSNLSDLVFEQNVVAHIDDVDRYGRGVARISKAEQDINLAQVDAGFAWHYATYAKKTQSRGEFQQYEQAQANAKSQRTGLWKDNNPTAPWDWRKSNR, from the coding sequence ATGAGAATTAGCCAAAAACAACAACGCGCCTTAATCAGTTTATTCACCGCCCGCTCATGGCCTGCGCGTATATCGGCGATTATCGTTTTAGCGATTGCAGCCTTTACATGGTGGAATCAAGGCCAAGTCAGCCCAGGGCAACTCACAAAGGGAAGTCAAATTGAAGGTCGTGTGGTCGGCGTGGCCGACGGCGACACCGTAACAGTCCTTGATGCTGATAAAAAGCAATACAAATTACGCCTGGCGTATATTGATGCACCCGAAAAAGCCATGCCCTTTGGGCAAGCGTCTAAAAGCAATTTGTCTGATTTAGTTTTTGAACAAAATGTCGTTGCACACATTGACGATGTTGATCGCTACGGACGTGGCGTGGCTCGAATCAGCAAAGCCGAGCAAGATATTAATTTAGCACAAGTGGACGCTGGATTTGCATGGCATTACGCAACATATGCCAAGAAAACACAAAGCAGAGGTGAGTTTCAACAGTATGAACAAGCTCAAGCAAACGCTAAATCCCAACGTACAGGCTTATGGAAAGACAACAATCCAACCGCACCATGGGATTGGCGCAAATCCAATCGATAG
- the hpnC gene encoding squalene synthase HpnC produces MKGITPQQTVEHYENFPVGSFLLPKPFRPAIAVVYHVARYADDLADEGDASATERLIALNECSAELQRIERGETPLTARFQALSLVVIQYQIPLALFEDLFSAFRQDVVKTRYQNFGEVMDYCRRSANPVGRILLHIFGQTDARQMALSDGICSALQLVNFWQDVAIDWKKDRVYLPLDDMERFSITEVDIDRAIATPAFKQLMSFQCDRTRRMLRAGSPLGVQLPGRIGLEIRTIVLAADRVITKIKQAEYDVFNARPTLTRSDWPAILWHALKAGITKKV; encoded by the coding sequence ATGAAGGGCATCACACCACAACAGACTGTTGAACATTATGAAAATTTTCCGGTCGGCTCCTTCTTACTCCCCAAGCCATTTCGCCCCGCGATTGCCGTGGTCTACCATGTTGCGCGCTATGCTGACGATTTGGCTGATGAAGGCGATGCGAGTGCCACAGAGCGACTGATTGCATTAAACGAGTGCAGTGCCGAACTACAGCGCATTGAACGTGGTGAAACCCCGCTCACGGCACGATTCCAAGCACTATCGCTAGTCGTGATCCAATACCAAATCCCACTCGCCTTATTTGAAGATTTGTTTTCCGCATTTCGCCAAGACGTTGTTAAAACTCGGTATCAAAACTTTGGTGAAGTCATGGATTATTGCCGCCGCTCTGCGAATCCGGTTGGGCGTATTTTGTTGCACATTTTTGGTCAAACCGATGCACGGCAAATGGCACTTTCTGACGGAATTTGCTCGGCATTGCAGTTGGTTAACTTTTGGCAAGACGTCGCCATCGATTGGAAAAAAGACCGTGTATATTTACCACTCGACGACATGGAACGTTTTTCAATTACCGAAGTCGATATAGACCGAGCAATTGCAACACCCGCATTTAAACAACTGATGTCTTTTCAATGCGACCGAACCCGCCGCATGCTGCGGGCAGGTTCACCACTAGGCGTGCAACTACCAGGACGCATTGGTTTAGAAATTCGCACTATCGTTTTAGCGGCAGATCGAGTCATAACTAAAATCAAGCAGGCTGAATACGATGTGTTTAATGCACGTCCCACTTTAACCCGTAGCGATTGGCCCGCCATTTTATGGCACGCATTAAAAGCAGGAATCACTAAGAAAGTATGA
- a CDS encoding ComEA family DNA-binding protein has translation MLKKLFITLLASFALMTAAFAAVDLNTANQAQLESLTGIGPAKAKDIIDYRTKNGPFKSAEDIMKVPGIKEGTYAKIKGEISVGGKVAAPAAPAKADKAAKASAADKAVKASAPAKK, from the coding sequence ATGTTGAAAAAACTTTTTATTACTTTATTGGCTAGTTTTGCATTGATGACTGCTGCATTTGCTGCTGTTGATTTAAACACCGCGAATCAAGCGCAATTGGAATCTTTGACTGGGATTGGTCCAGCTAAAGCCAAGGATATTATTGATTACCGTACTAAAAACGGTCCTTTCAAATCAGCTGAAGACATCATGAAAGTACCAGGCATCAAAGAAGGTACTTATGCAAAAATTAAAGGTGAAATTTCTGTTGGCGGTAAAGTAGCCGCTCCTGCTGCCCCAGCAAAAGCGGACAAAGCAGCCAAAGCAAGTGCTGCTGATAAAGCAGTAAAAGCAAGTGCACCCGCTAAAAAGTAA
- a CDS encoding peptidyl-prolyl cis-trans isomerase: MFKANRLALALAAATLSTAAFAAPAGTLATVNGVAIPAAKADLFVKEVTARGQQKDTPELRAQIKDELIKNEVVYQEALKKATDKNPEVLTQLEMLKQRVIIGAYVSNYVKANPITDSELRKEYDKIKANFAGKEYKARHILVATEAEANAVIADLKKGKKFDELAQAKSLDKGSAAKGGDLGWANPNSFVKEFGGALAALPKGKTSDPVKTQFGFHVIKLDDVREAKGPSFEEVKAELAQQMQGKQVQEMVEALVKKAKVE, from the coding sequence ATGTTTAAAGCAAATCGTTTGGCCTTAGCACTTGCCGCAGCCACACTTTCAACTGCTGCTTTTGCTGCACCTGCTGGCACGCTCGCTACCGTAAACGGCGTTGCGATCCCTGCTGCCAAAGCAGATTTATTTGTTAAAGAAGTGACTGCACGCGGCCAACAAAAAGACACACCTGAATTGCGCGCGCAAATCAAAGATGAACTAATCAAAAATGAAGTTGTGTACCAAGAAGCTTTGAAAAAAGCCACCGACAAAAATCCAGAAGTGCTAACACAACTGGAAATGTTGAAACAGCGCGTCATCATTGGTGCATACGTAAGCAATTACGTGAAAGCTAATCCAATTACTGATTCTGAATTGCGTAAAGAATACGACAAAATCAAAGCTAATTTTGCAGGCAAAGAATACAAAGCACGCCACATTTTGGTAGCAACAGAAGCAGAAGCTAACGCGGTTATTGCTGACTTGAAAAAAGGCAAAAAGTTTGATGAGTTAGCGCAAGCTAAATCACTCGACAAAGGCAGCGCAGCAAAAGGTGGCGATTTAGGCTGGGCGAATCCAAATAGCTTCGTAAAAGAATTTGGTGGCGCATTAGCTGCATTGCCAAAAGGCAAAACAAGCGATCCAGTTAAAACTCAATTTGGTTTCCATGTCATTAAATTAGATGACGTACGTGAAGCCAAAGGCCCAAGCTTTGAAGAGGTGAAAGCAGAACTCGCTCAGCAAATGCAAGGCAAACAAGTGCAAGAGATGGTTGAAGCTTTGGTTAAAAAAGCCAAAGTAGAATAA
- a CDS encoding BolA family protein — MSIADEIRLRLASLNPENIDIFDDSAAHAGHAGAASGGGHFDVTIVSAIFAGKKSLERHRMVYQPLADLIPNQIHALSIRALTPDEF; from the coding sequence ATGAGCATTGCTGATGAAATACGCCTGCGCTTAGCTTCACTAAATCCAGAAAATATCGATATTTTTGACGACAGTGCAGCTCACGCTGGTCACGCAGGTGCTGCCAGTGGTGGCGGTCACTTTGATGTCACTATTGTTTCAGCTATATTTGCCGGAAAAAAATCGCTTGAGCGGCACCGTATGGTGTACCAGCCCTTAGCAGACTTGATTCCCAATCAGATACATGCTCTCAGTATTCGTGCGTTAACGCCGGATGAATTTTAA
- a CDS encoding YciI family protein: MPLYAIIGTDKADSLPDRLAVRPAHLERMELLKAEGRLVLAGPFPAIDSVDPGPAGFTGSLIVAEFASLADAQVWAKNDPYVINGIFTDVKVKPFRHVLP; this comes from the coding sequence ATGCCTTTGTACGCCATTATTGGTACTGATAAAGCGGATTCTTTACCTGACCGCCTTGCCGTTCGCCCTGCCCATTTAGAACGAATGGAACTACTCAAAGCCGAAGGCCGCCTCGTGTTAGCTGGGCCATTTCCAGCCATCGATAGCGTCGATCCTGGTCCTGCAGGCTTTACAGGCAGCCTCATCGTCGCTGAGTTTGCCTCACTGGCCGACGCTCAGGTCTGGGCTAAAAATGACCCTTACGTTATCAACGGGATTTTTACCGATGTAAAAGTAAAACCCTTCCGTCATGTACTTCCATAA
- a CDS encoding septation protein A, which translates to MKFLFDLFPILLFFGAYSITDDIYFATGVTIAATIAQVAYCWFRHRHVDKMLWISLVLITVMGGLTIIFHNKQFIMWKPTVLYWLFSVVIVGAWHIKQNNLIEKLMGASMDLPRPIWTRVMYAWALFFLAMGLLNIFVFQNFDEAIWVKFKVFGTLALTLVFVVAQSLYLSKHILPEEETKPSEPQ; encoded by the coding sequence ATGAAATTTCTGTTTGACCTGTTCCCAATTTTGCTGTTTTTCGGTGCTTATTCGATTACCGATGACATTTACTTTGCCACTGGCGTGACCATTGCCGCCACCATTGCCCAAGTTGCTTATTGCTGGTTTCGCCATCGTCACGTCGACAAAATGCTCTGGATCAGCCTAGTCCTCATCACTGTGATGGGCGGCTTAACGATTATTTTCCACAATAAACAATTTATTATGTGGAAACCGACCGTTCTGTATTGGTTATTCAGTGTCGTGATTGTTGGCGCATGGCATATCAAACAAAACAATCTGATTGAAAAACTGATGGGCGCATCCATGGACTTGCCCCGCCCGATTTGGACTCGTGTTATGTACGCATGGGCCTTGTTTTTTCTCGCGATGGGCCTACTTAATATCTTTGTGTTTCAAAATTTTGATGAAGCAATTTGGGTCAAATTCAAAGTGTTTGGCACTTTGGCACTGACTTTGGTTTTTGTTGTGGCACAAAGCCTCTACCTCTCAAAACACATTTTGCCAGAAGAAGAAACAAAACCTTCAGAACCGCAATAA
- a CDS encoding asparaginase, with translation MPTPKLAAQRILCLYTGGTIGCIPTTQGLAPAVGVLQEPLQKLLARLQLHQIELTLREYPQLLDSSSMQPKDWLRIAQDIHDNYHHFDGFIVLHGTDTLAWTAAALHWQLMQIAKPVVVTGSQRPWLESGSDATANVELAIRAATAQQAGILVAFGGQVLPGVFVKKLDADADAAFFAPNWQGTWPSAPTSNYFFQPVDPSLRILPIKLFPGTESWLVQSLANQTIDGIAMETYGSGNPPAHTYLQSTLLHLAEQGTTFINCTQCIRGEVRQGHYAAGDFMHQINALPAGRMSIEAATTWLYTAIKSDSTQDSLAKAWQSAQLVV, from the coding sequence ATGCCAACGCCTAAGCTAGCAGCTCAACGCATACTTTGCCTCTATACCGGCGGCACCATAGGCTGCATTCCCACCACGCAAGGGCTAGCACCCGCTGTGGGCGTACTGCAAGAACCCTTGCAGAAATTATTAGCGCGTTTACAACTCCATCAAATTGAACTGACCCTGCGCGAATATCCACAACTACTCGATTCATCGAGCATGCAACCCAAAGATTGGCTACGCATCGCGCAAGACATCCATGATAACTATCATCATTTTGATGGCTTTATTGTGTTGCACGGGACAGACACGTTAGCTTGGACCGCAGCCGCCTTACATTGGCAGCTCATGCAGATCGCCAAACCCGTGGTGGTTACCGGATCTCAACGCCCATGGTTAGAATCTGGTAGCGACGCCACTGCGAACGTCGAATTAGCCATCCGCGCCGCGACAGCTCAACAAGCAGGGATCTTGGTCGCCTTTGGCGGGCAAGTATTGCCTGGAGTTTTCGTCAAAAAACTGGATGCCGATGCGGACGCAGCATTCTTTGCGCCAAACTGGCAAGGAACGTGGCCAAGTGCTCCCACCAGTAATTATTTTTTTCAGCCTGTCGATCCCAGTTTAAGAATTTTGCCGATTAAGCTCTTTCCCGGCACAGAAAGCTGGTTAGTTCAAAGCCTTGCCAATCAAACAATCGATGGTATTGCCATGGAAACCTATGGCAGCGGTAATCCACCAGCTCATACCTACCTACAATCGACATTATTGCACCTAGCAGAACAGGGCACTACCTTCATTAACTGCACTCAATGTATCCGCGGCGAAGTCCGCCAAGGACATTATGCGGCGGGCGACTTCATGCATCAAATCAATGCCTTGCCCGCAGGCAGAATGAGCATCGAAGCCGCAACGACTTGGCTCTATACAGCGATCAAATCAGATTCAACGCAAGATAGCCTCGCCAAGGCATGGCAATCGGCGCAGCTTGTGGTATAG
- the smpB gene encoding SsrA-binding protein SmpB — protein sequence MVIVDNRKAFHDFFIEEKLEAGIVLEGWEVKSIRAGRVQIKEAYVIHKDGDFYLFGCHISPLLNASSHVLPDVVRTRKLLLKQSEIDKLAIKVDRSGYTVVPVNMHLKNGFIKLEIGLAKGKKQHDKRQTEKDREWVREKARIVRDATKQG from the coding sequence ATGGTTATCGTTGATAATCGCAAGGCGTTTCACGACTTCTTTATTGAAGAAAAGCTCGAAGCAGGGATTGTGTTAGAAGGTTGGGAAGTTAAATCCATCCGTGCTGGTCGCGTGCAAATTAAAGAAGCCTATGTGATTCATAAAGATGGCGATTTTTATCTGTTTGGCTGCCATATTTCTCCGTTGCTCAATGCGTCATCGCATGTGCTGCCCGATGTGGTTCGTACGCGCAAGCTATTACTTAAACAAAGTGAAATTGATAAGTTAGCGATTAAGGTCGACCGATCTGGCTATACCGTCGTGCCGGTCAATATGCATCTTAAAAATGGCTTTATTAAGCTTGAGATTGGTCTGGCTAAAGGTAAGAAGCAACACGATAAACGCCAAACAGAAAAAGATCGTGAATGGGTGCGTGAAAAAGCACGTATTGTGCGCGATGCCACAAAGCAAGGCTAA
- the plsY gene encoding glycerol-3-phosphate 1-O-acyltransferase PlsY translates to MSLLILAAYLLGSLSFAVIVSNTMGLADPRTYGSNNPGATNVLRSGNKKAAAFTLLGDALKGWVAVFAAQQIAPHIGLGAVGSESYTHAIAAVAIAVTVGHMWPIFFKFKGGKGVATAAGILLALNIWLGLATLAIWIFVAKVLKISSLSALIAAGLSPLLTAWLMPNQPIYLGAVTVIAVLLIHRHKQNIIGLMKGKEGKIGDQP, encoded by the coding sequence ATGTCACTGCTGATTCTCGCCGCCTATTTATTAGGCTCCCTCTCTTTTGCCGTCATTGTGTCCAATACAATGGGCTTGGCTGACCCGCGCACTTATGGTTCCAACAATCCCGGCGCAACCAATGTACTGCGCTCAGGCAATAAAAAAGCTGCCGCATTTACGCTATTGGGCGATGCGCTCAAAGGCTGGGTTGCCGTTTTTGCTGCACAGCAAATTGCACCGCATATTGGATTGGGCGCGGTCGGCTCAGAAAGCTATACACATGCAATCGCAGCCGTAGCTATTGCAGTCACCGTGGGCCATATGTGGCCCATTTTCTTTAAATTTAAAGGCGGAAAAGGGGTTGCGACTGCTGCTGGGATTTTATTAGCGCTCAATATCTGGTTAGGCTTGGCGACCTTAGCGATTTGGATTTTTGTTGCCAAAGTTCTCAAAATTTCATCACTCTCAGCCTTAATTGCAGCGGGACTCTCGCCGCTACTCACGGCGTGGTTAATGCCGAATCAGCCAATTTATCTCGGAGCAGTCACGGTCATTGCCGTTTTGCTGATCCATCGCCACAAACAAAACATCATTGGCTTAATGAAGGGTAAAGAAGGAAAAATCGGCGATCAGCCTTAA
- a CDS encoding dihydroneopterin aldolase produces the protein MDIIYLQQVRASTVLGWYDWERVKAQVVELDLEIGLPSSRASVSDHLNDTIDYDKVVTQIRQDLAEKHFLLLEALAEHIAKIVLHDFGAPWIKVSVTKLGILQDVAKVGVTIERGRRG, from the coding sequence ATGGATATAATTTATTTGCAGCAAGTACGCGCCAGCACTGTATTGGGTTGGTATGACTGGGAGCGTGTTAAAGCACAAGTGGTTGAGCTGGATTTAGAAATCGGCTTGCCATCAAGCAGGGCGAGCGTTTCGGATCATTTGAACGATACGATTGATTACGACAAAGTCGTTACACAAATTCGCCAAGACCTCGCAGAGAAGCATTTTTTACTGCTTGAGGCCTTGGCTGAACATATTGCGAAAATCGTCCTTCATGATTTTGGTGCGCCTTGGATTAAAGTTTCGGTGACCAAATTAGGTATTTTGCAAGATGTGGCGAAAGTAGGGGTCACCATTGAGCGGGGCCGTCGTGGGTAG
- a CDS encoding Tim44 domain-containing protein, protein MARFAKTLMVVMMSTTLFAANIAEAKRVGGGRSGGMQRQAAPAPQRNNNVQQQPQQQPMAPAQKSGGMGMMGGVLGGLAAGSLLGYMFGSNNASGAAQGESGVPWGTLLLLGALTAGGVMWMRRRKQAQVAQQSNGMAYAGASAAPAPLFPQPQSAQPAQQDRVFRIGEGAGSAAPAATGGLFGGGAAAQQQSSPITRLPDGTEVAAFLRQARASFMHMQSLNSPSQAEEMRRYMTPELFADLKDEIGSNTDVAEFPELNLNVLEAVNESGRMIASVEFTGRVSESLHAAPVPFREIWHFVRPIGSDPRWLLAGIQQA, encoded by the coding sequence ATGGCACGTTTTGCTAAAACTTTGATGGTTGTGATGATGAGCACTACTTTATTTGCGGCCAATATCGCGGAAGCAAAACGAGTTGGCGGTGGTCGTTCAGGCGGTATGCAACGTCAAGCGGCACCTGCTCCGCAACGTAATAACAACGTTCAGCAGCAACCACAACAACAGCCAATGGCACCCGCACAAAAATCGGGCGGTATGGGAATGATGGGCGGTGTATTGGGTGGCTTAGCAGCAGGCTCATTACTCGGTTATATGTTTGGCTCGAATAATGCTTCAGGTGCAGCACAAGGTGAGAGCGGTGTGCCTTGGGGGACGCTATTGTTGCTTGGTGCTTTAACAGCGGGTGGTGTGATGTGGATGCGCCGTCGTAAACAAGCTCAAGTCGCGCAGCAAAGTAATGGTATGGCCTATGCAGGAGCCTCAGCGGCGCCAGCGCCGTTGTTTCCACAGCCACAATCAGCGCAGCCTGCTCAGCAAGATCGAGTATTCCGGATTGGCGAAGGTGCAGGTAGTGCTGCTCCTGCTGCAACGGGTGGATTATTTGGTGGCGGTGCTGCTGCACAGCAACAGAGCTCGCCAATCACTCGTCTACCGGATGGCACTGAAGTGGCAGCCTTTTTGCGCCAAGCACGTGCGAGCTTTATGCATATGCAATCGCTTAATTCGCCTTCACAAGCCGAGGAAATGCGCCGTTATATGACGCCAGAGTTGTTTGCTGATCTGAAAGATGAAATTGGCAGCAACACTGATGTGGCGGAGTTCCCAGAGTTGAACTTGAATGTGCTTGAAGCGGTGAACGAAAGCGGTCGTATGATTGCTAGCGTTGAATTTACCGGTCGTGTGAGCGAAAGTTTGCATGCGGCACCTGTTCCATTCCGTGAAATCTGGCACTTCGTGCGCCCGATCGGTAGCGATCCACGCTGGTTGTTGGCAGGGATTCAGCAAGCATAA
- a CDS encoding Crp/Fnr family transcriptional regulator, with protein sequence MRPLLAQTQLFSSLSDEELLKVESVGKQRQIAKGSVLFYEDDPVECMYVLLEGRLKLYSSNDSGREFVYHVADPGISFGELALFCDERRSICAEAESDCLVMSIYKADFMALLQSNPELKDQMLIGAMTVINSLAVMVRDFALKDVYGRVRVLFERLAQPTDEGLLIDEQMSQQDIADRVGASREMIAKIMRELVAGGYVETGRKRLLLLKKLPEQF encoded by the coding sequence ATGCGTCCATTATTGGCACAGACTCAATTATTTTCATCACTGAGTGATGAAGAGTTACTTAAAGTCGAATCGGTTGGTAAACAACGTCAAATCGCTAAAGGTTCCGTCTTATTTTATGAAGATGATCCTGTCGAGTGCATGTATGTTTTGCTGGAAGGTCGTTTAAAACTCTATTCAAGTAATGACAGCGGTCGAGAGTTTGTTTATCACGTTGCAGATCCGGGTATTTCATTTGGTGAGTTGGCTTTATTTTGTGATGAGCGCCGCTCTATTTGCGCTGAAGCGGAGAGTGACTGCTTGGTGATGAGCATTTATAAAGCGGACTTTATGGCTTTATTGCAAAGTAATCCTGAGCTTAAAGATCAGATGTTGATTGGTGCAATGACGGTGATCAATTCGCTAGCCGTAATGGTTCGTGATTTTGCATTGAAAGACGTTTATGGCCGTGTACGGGTGTTATTTGAGCGTTTAGCGCAACCGACTGATGAGGGTTTACTGATTGACGAGCAAATGAGTCAACAAGACATCGCAGATCGAGTGGGGGCATCACGCGAGATGATTGCTAAAATCATGCGTGAATTAGTCGCTGGGGGCTACGTTGAAACAGGTCGAAAACGATTGTTGCTGTTAAAAAAATTACCAGAACAGTTTTAA
- a CDS encoding Crp/Fnr family transcriptional regulator: MLSILQKVPLLAGFSDEQLEYMVQVGVKRTMPKGAFVFREGDPAEGMYVLLEGQARFFSSDNQGKEFVFMLAEPGDAIGEISLLDDEPRGWSVQCEENCVFLMFTKHEFREALNREPQVKDLVIANLAKMVRTLSTTMKNLALLDVYGRVRALFESMLEMVDGQEMISQPLTQQAIADRVGSSREMIARILKELVFGGYIRLENKRIIIVQKLPERF, from the coding sequence ATGCTATCGATTTTACAAAAAGTACCATTGCTGGCTGGGTTTTCAGATGAGCAACTTGAATACATGGTGCAAGTTGGCGTGAAACGTACGATGCCAAAAGGTGCTTTTGTCTTTCGCGAGGGCGATCCAGCAGAAGGCATGTACGTACTGCTGGAAGGGCAAGCACGTTTTTTTAGTAGCGATAATCAAGGCAAAGAATTCGTGTTTATGCTGGCTGAACCGGGTGATGCCATCGGTGAAATTTCTTTGCTCGATGATGAACCACGCGGTTGGTCAGTGCAATGTGAAGAAAACTGTGTGTTCTTGATGTTTACCAAGCATGAATTTCGTGAGGCATTAAACCGTGAGCCTCAAGTGAAAGACTTGGTGATTGCTAATTTAGCAAAAATGGTGCGTACGCTATCAACCACCATGAAAAATTTAGCTTTGCTTGATGTTTACGGGCGAGTTCGTGCTTTGTTTGAGTCGATGCTTGAAATGGTGGATGGGCAGGAAATGATTTCTCAGCCACTGACCCAACAAGCCATCGCTGATCGGGTTGGCTCATCACGTGAAATGATTGCGCGAATTTTGAAAGAGTTGGTGTTTGGTGGTTATATCCGTTTGGAAAATAAACGAATTATCATTGTGCAAAAATTGCCGGAACGATTCTAA
- the lptM gene encoding LPS translocon maturation chaperone LptM yields the protein MRALMTFVLFAFTLSACGFKGPLYLPKPSETSKASQPTAAASAVSK from the coding sequence ATGCGCGCTCTAATGACCTTTGTATTGTTTGCCTTCACTCTTAGCGCCTGCGGCTTTAAAGGCCCCTTGTACTTACCCAAGCCCAGTGAAACCAGTAAAGCGAGCCAGCCGACGGCGGCAGCTAGCGCTGTTTCAAAATAA
- the cyaY gene encoding iron donor protein CyaY: protein MTESEFLDLSDAVFAQVEMALDDVDFDVDTLRAGNVLEIEFEDGSKVIVNRHAANQEIWLAARSGGYHYRLIEGQWINTRGDGELFADVATAISAHAGEAFSF, encoded by the coding sequence ATGACCGAATCTGAATTTTTAGATCTGAGCGACGCCGTATTTGCGCAAGTTGAAATGGCACTTGATGACGTTGACTTTGATGTTGATACCCTGCGTGCAGGCAATGTGTTGGAAATTGAGTTTGAAGACGGTAGCAAAGTGATTGTGAATCGTCATGCTGCCAATCAAGAAATTTGGTTGGCCGCGCGCTCAGGCGGTTATCACTATCGCTTGATTGAAGGCCAGTGGATTAATACTCGCGGTGATGGCGAATTGTTTGCCGATGTGGCTACGGCAATTAGTGCGCATGCAGGCGAAGCATTTAGTTTTTGA